The genomic region TAAATCAAGGAAAAATTTATTTGCAAACAAAATTTCCAAAAAATATTATTTTTAAGGCATTTAAAGAGAAAAACCTCTCTCTCTTTATAAATGATGAATTAAAAAGAAGAAAAGAAACAAAATTTCCGCCATATTATAAATATGTTGTGATTGAAGATATTCAAAAAGAATATTTAGATGAATTTTTAAAATTAAAAGAAAATGATGATGAGATTTATTATTTTAACGGAACATTAAAGATTAAAACGAAAAATTTTTTCAAATTTAAATCAATTTTTGATAAAATTAAATATGAAAAGACTTTAAGAATTAAGGAGTTTTGAAAGTGAGAGAGATTATATTAATTGGTAATCCAATTTTAAGAAAAAAATCTCAACCTGTAAAAAAGGTAGATAAATATATTGAAAGGTTAGTTGATGAGATGAAAAAAATACTTTTAAAAAGTGAAATTCCAGCAGTTGGTCTTTCTGCACCTCAAATTGGAGAACTTTTAAGAGTAATAATATATAGAGAGGAAGATAAAATTCACACAATTATTAATCCTAAAATTTTAAAAAAAGAGGGAAAAATTGTAATTGAAGAAGGATGCCTTTCAATTCCAGGAGTTTATGGTGATGTAGAGAGAGCAAACAAAATTTTGGTTTCAGGAATTTCTTTAACTGGAAAGAAGATTGAAATAGAAAAAGAGGGTTTGCCTGCTGTTATTATTCAACATGAAATAGATCATTTGGATGGAATTTTATTTATTGATAGAGTAAAAGATATTAAAACATTAAGAGTTGAAGAAGGATATAAAATTCCAGAGGAGCTTTTAAATAAAGTTTAATGAAAATAGTTTTTTTTGGCTCAGACTCTTTTTCTCTTCCATTTTTAGAAGAGTTATATAAAAAAGGTTTTGAAATTACTCTTGTTATAACAACTCCAGATAAACCAAAGGGAAGAGGTTTAAAAATTGAGGAGACACCAACAAAAAAATTTGCAAAGGAAATTGGTTTAAATTTCATTGAGGTTGATAAATTTAAAAATTTTTTTGAACTAATTGAAAAAAATAAAGGAGATATTGGAGTTGTTGTTTCTTTTGGAAAAATAATTCCTCAGAGAGTTTTAAATATTTTTGAGAAAGGAATAATAAATGTTCATCCATCTCTTCTTCCTAAATATAGAGGTCCAAATCCTATAAGATGGCAAATTTTAAATGGAGAAAAAAAGAGTGGAATAACAATAATAAAATTGACAAAAGAGGTTGATGCTGGACCAATTTTAACTCAAAAAGAGATTTCAGTTGAAGAAAGTGATAATTACACAAACTTAACAAAAAAGTTAATTGAAATTGGAAAAGAAGCGCTAATTGAGGCTCTTGAATTAATAGAGGAAGGAAAAGAGAGTTGGATTGAACAAAAAGGAGAATCAACATATGCACCTAAATTTGAGAATGATTTTGAAAAACTTGACTTTAAAATGGATGGAGAATACTTAAGAAGAAAAATTCTATCACTTTCTCTTGAACCAGGAGCATATGCTTTTTTTAGAGAAAAAAGAGTAAAAATTTTAGATGCTTCACTTTTAAATAATCAAATTCAAGGAGAAGCAGGAGAAATAGTTTTTGTTGATAAAAATTCATTTGGAATTAAAACTTTAAATAAAATTCTTATTCCTAAATTAGTAAAAGTTGAGGGTAAAAGAGAGATGAGTATTAAAGAGTTTATAAATGGATATAAACCAAAAGTTCATGAAAAATTTTATTAAATTTTTAATAAATCTCTAAGTATCTCTCTATCTCCCAATCAGTTACATGAGTTCTAAAACTATCCCACTCCTCCTTCTTTGCTTCAACTAATTTTTCAATGACATGTTCTGTTAAAGCGCTCTTTAAAACATCATCCTTTAAAAACTCTTCCATTGCTTCCATTAAATTTCCTGGTAGACTCTCAATTCCGAGTTTTTTTCTTTCTTCATCTGTCATATTGTAAATATCAATATTAGTTGGCTCTCCTGGGTCAATTTTATTTCTAATTCCATCAATTCCTGCTGCAAGAATTACTGCAAAAGCAAGATAAGGATTACATGATGGATCAGGTGATCTAAATTCAATTCTTCTTCCAATACCAGTTGCAGATGGAATTCTAATTAAAGCAGATCTATTTCTTAATGCCCATGATATATAAACTGGTGCTTCATAACCTGGAACAATTCTTTTATATGAATTTACTGTTGGATTAGCAATGAAAGTTATTCCTTTTGCATGTTTTAAAATTCCTCCAATAAAATAGAGTGCTTCTTTTGATAATTCATATTTTCCATTTTTGTCATAAAAAATGTTTTCTCCATTTTTAAATAAAGATAAATGTGTATGCATTCCAGAACCATTTATTCCATAAACAGGTTTAGGCATAAATGTTGCATGTAGTCCATATTTTAAAGCAATCGTTTTTGTTACAAGTTTAAATGTAATAACATTGTCTGCGGTTCGTAAAGCATCTGAATATCTAAAATCAATCTCATGTTGTCCTTCTGCTACTTCATGATGTGCTGTTTCAACTTCAAATCCCATCTCTTTAAGAGTTGTAACAATCTCTTCCCTTACTTTTTCACCGAGATCAATTGGAAGCATATCAAAATAACTTCCATGATCATGTGTTATTGTTGTTGGTTTTCCAAATTGATCTTTTTTAAATAGGAAAAATTCTGCTTCTGGTCCTGCATTTAATACATAACCAAACTCATCTTTTACTTTTTTCATCTCTTTTTTAAGAATATATCTTGGATCCCCTTCAAATGGTGTGCCATCTGGATTTAAAACATCACAAATCAATCTTGCAACTGTTCCTCCACCAATTGTCCATGGAAGAATTGCAAATGTGTCTGGATCTGGTAAAAGAAGCATATCTGACTCTTGAATTCTCACAAAACCTTCAATTGATGAACCATCAAATAAAACTCCATTATCAAGAACATATGGAAGTTCTGAAGAAGGTATTTCAACATTTTTAGGAATTCCT from Caldisericia bacterium harbors:
- the def gene encoding peptide deformylase codes for the protein MREIILIGNPILRKKSQPVKKVDKYIERLVDEMKKILLKSEIPAVGLSAPQIGELLRVIIYREEDKIHTIINPKILKKEGKIVIEEGCLSIPGVYGDVERANKILVSGISLTGKKIEIEKEGLPAVIIQHEIDHLDGILFIDRVKDIKTLRVEEGYKIPEELLNKV
- the fmt gene encoding methionyl-tRNA formyltransferase, which codes for MKIVFFGSDSFSLPFLEELYKKGFEITLVITTPDKPKGRGLKIEETPTKKFAKEIGLNFIEVDKFKNFFELIEKNKGDIGVVVSFGKIIPQRVLNIFEKGIINVHPSLLPKYRGPNPIRWQILNGEKKSGITIIKLTKEVDAGPILTQKEISVEESDNYTNLTKKLIEIGKEALIEALELIEEGKESWIEQKGESTYAPKFENDFEKLDFKMDGEYLRRKILSLSLEPGAYAFFREKRVKILDASLLNNQIQGEAGEIVFVDKNSFGIKTLNKILIPKLVKVEGKREMSIKEFINGYKPKVHEKFY
- the glnA gene encoding type I glutamate--ammonia ligase yields the protein MDKSDVLKLVKEKNVVFIRLQFTDILGIPKNVEIPSSELPYVLDNGVLFDGSSIEGFVRIQESDMLLLPDPDTFAILPWTIGGGTVARLICDVLNPDGTPFEGDPRYILKKEMKKVKDEFGYVLNAGPEAEFFLFKKDQFGKPTTITHDHGSYFDMLPIDLGEKVREEIVTTLKEMGFEVETAHHEVAEGQHEIDFRYSDALRTADNVITFKLVTKTIALKYGLHATFMPKPVYGINGSGMHTHLSLFKNGENIFYDKNGKYELSKEALYFIGGILKHAKGITFIANPTVNSYKRIVPGYEAPVYISWALRNRSALIRIPSATGIGRRIEFRSPDPSCNPYLAFAVILAAGIDGIRNKIDPGEPTNIDIYNMTDEERKKLGIESLPGNLMEAMEEFLKDDVLKSALTEHVIEKLVEAKKEEWDSFRTHVTDWEIERYLEIY